A stretch of the Diorhabda sublineata isolate icDioSubl1.1 chromosome 11, icDioSubl1.1, whole genome shotgun sequence genome encodes the following:
- the LOC130450239 gene encoding PCI domain-containing protein 2, with product MTFMTVAHYLQILDKSWRNLDGNKVALFISLRHEHAKFPNYQVEQPERIVNKFLTSPLDDLVCLHLRCLFYIGKNNFIEAYKNQSTLVQTFAKILQSQKEENWSLPIMFVICSDLRLIAQQAEKQRVGNTENPGEILEKAAECLMGCFRVCAADNRSSDEDTKRIGMLGLVNQLFKVYFRINKLHLCKPLIRAIESSQFKDIFPLGQQVTYKYFVGRKSMYDSNYKAAEEYLSYAFENCHKASRKNKRLILTYLVPVKMLLGYIPSRQVLEKYDIVVEFWDLVQAVCQGNLKLFDDLMEKHEAFFISSGIYLIVDKLKIIAYRNLFRKVYLILNTHQIPVDSLQQALECLGQDADMDETECIVANLIYEGKIKGYISHQHRKVVVSKQNPFPPLTSLS from the exons ATGACTTTTATGACTGTTGctcattatttacaaattttggaTAAAAGTTGGAGGAATCTGGATGGTAATAAAGTAGCATTATTTATTTCCTTGAGACATGAACATgctaaatttccaaattatcaG GTAGAACAACCAGAAAGGAtcgtaaataaatttttaacttcTCCTCTAGATGATCTCGTGTGCCTTCATTTAAGATGTCTGTTTTACAtaggaaaaaacaattttatagaaGCTTACAAGAACCAAAGTACTCTTGTACAAACGTTTGCCAAGATTTTACAA tctcaaaaagaagaaaattggtCTCTTCCTATTATGTTTGTTATTTGCTCCGACCTGAGGCTAATTGCTCAACAAGCTGAAAAGCAAAGAGTGGGCAATACGGAAAATCCAGGTGAAATTTTAGAGAAGGCTGCAGAGTGCCTGATGGGCTGCTTCAGAGTTTGTGCTGCAGACAATAG ATCATCTGACGAAGATACGAAAAGAATAGGAATGTTGGGATTAGTAAATCAGTTATTCAAAGTGTACTTTAGAATAAACAAGCTCCATTTGTGTAAACCTTTAATAAGAGCAATTGAATCGTCACAGTTCAAAGACATATTTCCATTAGGACAACAAGTGACTTATAA gTATTTTGTGGGAAGAAAGTCAATGTATGATAGCAACTACAAAGCCGCAGAAGAATATCTCTCTTACGCTTTCGAGAACTGTCACAAAGCTAGCAGAAAGAATAAGAGGCTAATTCTCACTTATTTGGTTCCAGTTAAAATGTTATTGGGCTACATACCAAGTCGACAAGTTCTTGAAAAATACGATATAGTAGTCGAATTTTGGGACTTGGTTCAAGCCGTCTGTcaaggaaatttaaaattattcgaCGACCTTATGGAAAAACATGAAGCATTTTTCATCAGCAGTGGTATATATTTGATAGTAGACAAACTTAAGATTATAGCTTATAGAAATTTATTcagaaaagtttatttaattttgaatactCATCAGATACCCGTCGATTCTTTACAACAGGCTTTGGAATGTCTTGGACAAGACGCGGATATGGATGAGACTGAATGTATTGTTGCTAATTTGATATACGAGGGTAAAATCAAAGGTTATATATCACATCAACATCGAAAGGTTGTTGTTAGTAAACAGAATCCGTTTCCACCATTAACTAGTTTAAGTTAG